In the Candidatus Mycosynbacter amalyticus genome, one interval contains:
- the tilS gene encoding tRNA lysidine(34) synthetase TilS, producing MTNQLTNRPRYVVAVSGGVDSVVLLHALLTHHSSDVVVAHVDHGIRPDSGKDAQFVRSLAKRYGVPFEMTRLALGEGAGEDVARRERYAFLRQVAERYGGVIVTAHHADDVVETVAINLLRGTGWRGLAVFGADDIYRPMTVWFKHEVVDYAKRHNLEWREDSTNASDKYLRNRLRKQAQHLPLDTRLELLALWRRQHELKRDILHESHQHASFRRYPYIMMPPAAAIEVLAHTLGIALTRPQLHRALLAIKTAKSGGEYHLTKRYCLCFTTDEFRIEVRKK from the coding sequence GTGACTAATCAGCTTACGAACCGACCACGGTATGTTGTCGCGGTAAGTGGCGGCGTGGATTCGGTCGTGCTGCTCCATGCATTGCTCACGCATCACAGCTCGGACGTAGTGGTCGCGCATGTAGATCATGGGATTCGTCCAGATAGTGGTAAAGATGCACAGTTTGTCCGCAGTCTTGCGAAGCGGTATGGAGTGCCATTTGAAATGACGCGCCTTGCCCTTGGTGAGGGGGCAGGTGAGGATGTGGCGCGACGTGAGCGCTATGCGTTTTTGCGCCAGGTAGCCGAGCGCTACGGCGGCGTGATCGTAACGGCCCATCATGCAGATGATGTCGTGGAGACGGTCGCGATTAATCTACTACGTGGTACGGGCTGGCGTGGGCTGGCGGTATTTGGCGCCGACGATATCTATCGGCCTATGACAGTATGGTTTAAGCACGAAGTTGTCGACTATGCTAAGCGACATAACTTAGAGTGGCGTGAAGACAGTACGAATGCCAGTGACAAGTACCTGCGTAATCGTCTACGTAAGCAAGCGCAGCACTTGCCGCTCGACACGCGGCTAGAACTACTAGCGCTTTGGCGACGCCAGCATGAGCTGAAGCGTGACATACTGCATGAATCGCACCAGCATGCGAGTTTTCGGCGCTACCCATATATTATGATGCCGCCAGCGGCTGCCATAGAGGTGCTAGCACATACGCTCGGTATAGCACTTACCCGGCCGCAGCTTCATCGTGCGCTGCTAGCGATCAAGACTGCGAAGTCTGGCGGCGAGTACCATCTTACGAAGCGGTATTGTTTGTGTTTTACGACCGACGAGTTTCGTATCGAGGTTCGCAAAAAATGA
- a CDS encoding alpha/beta hydrolase, with product MTYILITLMGLVGLALAAFLILYFIPHRSSNLQQVHTEKLSYETAIARIITQQKTDSSQTNFEQGCESRSYVHDKKVARSVVMFHGITSCPSQYSELAKTFYDAGYNVYVPLAPQHGTTKNPEATSDVTLAELTKYVGDSYSIASGLGDSIGFVGISGGADLATWGAQYIDDVSRLLVLSPFYEIAPGASPRWQKPILLTLYGMNLAPDRITQGFSVRALAKYLTLVENYRSDLTTTHLKHVAVVTSEKDTQIDLNEAHRIAQSLAKNSKASFRQTRLAADMGIGHDILNPTDAAVAKHQAQLNDLYLSFYENRDPAKEL from the coding sequence ATGACATATATACTTATCACCCTCATGGGCTTGGTAGGCCTTGCCCTTGCCGCATTCCTCATCTTGTATTTTATCCCTCACCGCAGCAGCAACCTTCAGCAAGTTCATACCGAAAAGCTATCATACGAGACGGCTATCGCTCGTATCATCACCCAGCAAAAAACCGACTCATCTCAGACAAATTTCGAACAAGGCTGCGAGTCACGAAGTTATGTCCATGACAAAAAAGTCGCTCGCAGTGTAGTCATGTTCCACGGTATCACCTCCTGCCCTTCTCAGTACTCCGAGCTTGCCAAGACATTTTACGACGCAGGCTACAATGTCTACGTTCCGCTCGCACCGCAGCATGGCACCACTAAAAATCCCGAAGCAACAAGCGACGTCACACTAGCAGAACTCACGAAGTACGTAGGCGACAGCTACTCGATTGCCAGTGGCCTCGGCGATTCGATTGGTTTTGTTGGCATATCTGGTGGCGCCGATCTTGCTACATGGGGTGCGCAGTATATCGATGACGTCTCCCGCCTGCTCGTACTTTCACCATTTTATGAGATTGCCCCCGGTGCCTCACCGCGCTGGCAAAAACCGATTCTCCTCACACTCTATGGCATGAACCTGGCACCAGATCGTATTACTCAAGGTTTTTCAGTACGCGCGCTTGCCAAGTACCTCACACTTGTCGAAAACTACCGCTCAGATTTGACAACCACTCACCTCAAGCATGTTGCCGTCGTGACTTCAGAAAAAGACACACAAATCGATCTCAACGAAGCTCACCGCATTGCACAAAGCCTTGCAAAAAACAGCAAAGCCTCATTCCGCCAGACTCGCCTCGCAGCCGACATGGGCATCGGCCATGACATACTCAATCCCACCGACGCTGCTGTCGCCAAACACCAAGCCCAGCTAAACGATCTCTACCTCAGCTTCTACGAAAATCGTGACCCCGCCAAAGAACTATAA